One segment of Streptomyces sp. XD-27 DNA contains the following:
- a CDS encoding MFS transporter yields the protein MATPRPVSETGTVEEATHHGKGIALAVIASCQLMVVLDITIVNIALPQIQRALDFSTTSLSWVVNAYTLTFGGLLLLGGRTGDILGRRRMFVFGVLLFVFASLLGGLAQNSGQLLAARALQGAGGAIASPTSLALITTTFDEGPERNRAFGVFAAVSAGGGAIGLLAGGILVEWLDWRWIFFVNVPIGVLIAFATLRVIRESERHAGHFDLAGALTSTLGMVALVYGFIRAAQDGWRDGWTLAAFGAAVALLAAFLAIERRSTQPITPLRMFADRNRAGTYGMMLSLAAAIFGMFFFLTLFVQNVLDFSPIQAGLAFLPVSAVIAVGAGLASQLLPRYGPKPFMVTGAILSATGLAWLTLTDIHSTYAGSVLGPMLVFSLGMGLQFVSLTLMAVSGVAPREAGAASGLLNATQQVGGSLGLSILVTVFSTASRNKAEDLVPEFMVRATPRERLLFRRTGQLPGHWGDEVLTAGVSSAFVAAAIFTVVAALIALLAIQVRPSDLERLQGTGPPGV from the coding sequence ATGGCGACTCCCCGCCCGGTATCGGAGACGGGCACCGTCGAGGAAGCGACACACCACGGCAAGGGCATCGCGCTCGCCGTCATCGCGTCCTGCCAGCTCATGGTCGTCCTGGACATCACGATCGTGAACATCGCGCTCCCGCAGATCCAACGGGCGCTGGACTTCTCCACGACCAGCCTGTCCTGGGTGGTCAACGCCTACACCCTCACCTTCGGCGGACTGCTGCTGCTCGGCGGCCGGACCGGCGACATCCTGGGCCGCCGCCGGATGTTCGTCTTCGGCGTGCTGCTGTTCGTCTTCGCCTCCCTGCTCGGCGGGCTCGCCCAGAACTCCGGCCAACTGCTGGCCGCCCGCGCCCTGCAAGGAGCCGGCGGCGCCATCGCCTCCCCCACCTCGCTGGCACTGATCACCACGACCTTCGACGAAGGCCCGGAGCGCAACCGGGCCTTCGGGGTGTTCGCCGCCGTCTCGGCGGGCGGCGGCGCCATCGGACTGCTGGCGGGCGGCATCCTCGTGGAGTGGCTCGACTGGCGCTGGATCTTCTTCGTGAACGTCCCCATCGGCGTGCTGATCGCGTTCGCCACCCTGCGGGTCATCCGGGAATCCGAGCGCCACGCGGGCCACTTCGACCTCGCCGGCGCCCTCACCTCCACGCTCGGCATGGTCGCCCTGGTCTACGGCTTCATCCGCGCCGCGCAGGACGGCTGGCGCGACGGCTGGACGCTGGCCGCGTTCGGCGCGGCGGTCGCGCTGCTCGCGGCGTTCCTCGCCATCGAGCGGCGCTCCACCCAGCCCATCACCCCGCTGAGGATGTTCGCCGACCGCAACCGGGCCGGCACGTACGGGATGATGCTGAGCCTGGCCGCCGCGATCTTCGGGATGTTCTTCTTCCTCACCCTCTTCGTCCAGAACGTCCTGGACTTCAGCCCGATCCAGGCGGGCCTGGCCTTCCTGCCGGTCAGCGCGGTCATCGCGGTGGGCGCGGGGCTGGCCTCCCAACTGCTGCCCCGGTACGGGCCGAAGCCGTTCATGGTCACGGGGGCGATCCTCTCGGCGACCGGGCTGGCCTGGCTGACGCTGACCGACATCCACAGCACGTACGCCGGGAGCGTCCTCGGGCCGATGCTGGTGTTCAGCCTCGGCATGGGGCTGCAGTTCGTGTCGCTGACGCTGATGGCGGTCTCCGGGGTCGCACCGCGCGAGGCGGGCGCGGCGTCCGGCCTGCTCAACGCCACGCAGCAGGTGGGCGGCTCGCTGGGGCTCTCCATCCTGGTGACGGTGTTCTCCACGGCCAGCCGCAACAAGGCGGAGGACCTCGTGCCGGAGTTCATGGTGCGGGCGACCCCGCGCGAGCGGCTGCTGTTCCGGCGCACCGGTCAGCTGCCGGGGCACTGGGGGGACGAGGTGCTGACGGCGGGGGTGTCCTCCGCGTTCGTGGCGGCCGCGATCTTCACGGTGGTGGCGGCGCTGATCGCGCTCCTGGCGATCCAGGTGCGGCCGTCGGACCTGGAACGACTCCAGGGGACGGGCCCGCCCGGGGTGTGA
- a CDS encoding cold-shock protein, whose translation MAQGTVKWFNSEKGYGFIAVDGGGPDVFVHYSAISATGYRSLDENQRVEFEVAQGERGPQADQVRSLHT comes from the coding sequence ATGGCGCAGGGCACCGTGAAGTGGTTCAACAGCGAGAAGGGCTACGGCTTCATCGCGGTCGACGGCGGTGGGCCGGACGTGTTCGTGCACTACAGCGCGATTTCGGCTACCGGCTACCGCAGTTTGGACGAGAACCAGCGGGTCGAGTTCGAGGTGGCGCAGGGCGAGCGGGGCCCGCAGGCGGACCAGGTCCGGTCACTGCACACCTGA
- a CDS encoding endonuclease/exonuclease/phosphatase family protein translates to MEPSVAERRGTEPLPKPPARFMALAPYVRLPRPRGRRIAAWCAIPPLATASVVLGCRAADTDGITPVPQLLAFLPWLLVPVLLALLLAVAARWAAGCVWALVAAAATGWFTQPYDGPAGPEPSGPVVARLRVLSANLEYGGATDGLLSTLRRERPDLVSVQECDVRCAAALDSPAVRASYPYRNVVTGAPAEGSAILSRHPLRNEEGIDATLAMPRSVATVHGQRVHIQVAHPMPPEPGGVDLWRAELGRLRAYAAGRGGEATMVAGDFNATQDHAAFRSVLDTGLRDSARATGASRTPSWPSLTAPVLGAQIDHVLVSDTLRPRAARFLDLAHTDHRALLVDLDLYAAP, encoded by the coding sequence GTGGAACCGTCCGTCGCGGAGCGGCGGGGCACCGAGCCGCTGCCCAAGCCCCCGGCCCGCTTCATGGCGCTCGCGCCGTACGTGCGGCTGCCGCGCCCGCGGGGACGGCGGATCGCCGCCTGGTGCGCCATCCCCCCGCTCGCCACGGCCAGCGTCGTGCTGGGCTGCCGGGCGGCCGACACGGACGGCATCACCCCGGTCCCGCAACTCCTGGCCTTCCTGCCGTGGCTGCTGGTCCCCGTGCTGCTCGCGCTGCTCCTGGCCGTGGCCGCCCGGTGGGCCGCCGGCTGCGTCTGGGCCCTGGTGGCGGCCGCGGCCACCGGCTGGTTCACCCAGCCCTACGACGGCCCGGCCGGGCCCGAGCCGAGCGGCCCGGTGGTGGCCCGGCTGCGCGTGCTGAGCGCCAACCTGGAGTACGGCGGGGCCACGGACGGCCTGCTGAGCACGCTGCGCCGGGAGCGCCCGGACCTGGTGTCGGTGCAGGAGTGCGACGTCCGATGCGCGGCGGCGCTCGACAGCCCCGCCGTACGCGCGAGCTATCCGTACCGGAACGTCGTCACCGGCGCCCCGGCCGAAGGCTCGGCGATCCTCAGCCGCCACCCGCTCCGGAACGAGGAGGGGATCGACGCCACGCTGGCCATGCCGCGCTCGGTGGCCACGGTCCACGGGCAGCGCGTCCACATCCAGGTCGCCCACCCCATGCCGCCGGAGCCGGGCGGGGTGGACCTGTGGCGCGCCGAGCTGGGCCGGTTGCGCGCCTACGCGGCCGGGCGCGGCGGCGAGGCCACGATGGTGGCGGGCGACTTCAACGCCACCCAGGACCACGCGGCGTTCCGCTCCGTGCTGGACACGGGGCTGCGGGACAGCGCGCGGGCGACAGGTGCGTCGCGTACGCCGTCGTGGCCGAGCCTGACCGCCCCGGTGCTGGGCGCGCAGATCGACCACGTACTGGTCAGCGACACGCTGCGGCCGCGTGCCGCCCGGTTCCTGGACCTGGCGCACACCGACCACCGGGCGCTGCTGGTCGACCTCGACCTGTACGCGGCGCCGTAG
- a CDS encoding LysR family transcriptional regulator, with protein MDQLRTLIVVHETGTALGAARVLGREQSSVQKQLDTMNRNFRELCGEPLVLKQGRGKDVLFTGTGRSLVELARGTLGNWLDGVHESRRRLGRTLMVGTTRFTLPYLADAGERVAEDFRERGVELKVGHVRTRDVLAKLRAKEVDLVCGSVVTRPGGDNELDAFDVMEWRRSGVSLLTNLPPGQLPGPTVETSELRYLPLVVSTSGLMSGALHTWFGADYRNRLNIAAEIDTMNYGFELLRSGLLQGCMLVTKGVADAAGGHPPPGLTPPARPLGGAPRRYPQLPAPGAGGTSVAVDPRFAYGSGLRSVELVNDTGPRLEVLLGAFTRRGERDHYDSAHPLNMLWDALAAEGARWRREQRWPTAGLEPDPFELANSYDPSES; from the coding sequence ATGGACCAGCTCCGTACGCTCATCGTCGTACACGAGACCGGTACGGCGCTGGGCGCCGCCCGGGTCCTGGGCCGCGAGCAGTCGAGCGTGCAGAAGCAGCTCGACACGATGAACCGCAACTTCCGCGAGCTGTGCGGCGAACCGCTCGTGCTCAAACAGGGGCGCGGCAAGGACGTGCTGTTCACCGGCACCGGGCGGTCACTGGTCGAGCTGGCGCGGGGCACGCTCGGCAACTGGCTGGACGGGGTGCACGAGTCGCGCCGCCGGCTGGGCCGGACGCTGATGGTGGGCACCACGCGTTTCACGCTCCCCTATCTCGCCGACGCCGGGGAGCGGGTCGCCGAGGACTTCCGGGAGCGCGGCGTCGAGTTGAAGGTCGGGCACGTACGGACCCGTGACGTCCTGGCCAAGCTGCGCGCCAAGGAGGTCGACCTGGTCTGCGGCAGCGTGGTGACCCGCCCCGGCGGCGACAACGAGCTGGACGCCTTCGACGTGATGGAGTGGCGGCGCAGCGGCGTCTCCCTGCTGACGAACCTGCCCCCCGGGCAGCTGCCGGGCCCCACCGTGGAGACCAGCGAACTGCGCTACCTGCCCCTGGTGGTGTCCACCAGCGGCCTGATGTCGGGCGCCCTGCACACCTGGTTCGGCGCCGACTACCGCAACCGGCTCAACATCGCCGCCGAGATCGACACCATGAACTACGGCTTCGAGCTGCTGCGCTCCGGGCTGCTCCAGGGCTGCATGCTGGTGACGAAGGGGGTCGCGGACGCGGCGGGCGGTCATCCTCCCCCAGGCCTGACTCCCCCAGCGCGGCCGCTGGGCGGTGCCCCCAGGAGGTACCCCCAGCTGCCGGCGCCCGGCGCGGGCGGCACGTCGGTGGCGGTGGATCCCCGGTTCGCGTACGGCAGCGGGCTGCGCTCGGTGGAACTGGTCAACGACACCGGGCCGAGGCTGGAGGTGCTGCTGGGCGCGTTCACCCGGCGCGGCGAGCGCGACCACTACGACAGCGCCCACCCGCTCAACATGCTGTGGGACGCGCTGGCGGCGGAGGGCGCCCGCTGGCGCCGCGAGCAGCGGTGGCCGACGGCGGGACTGGAGCCGGACCCGTTCGAGCTGGCCAACTCCTACGATCCGAGCGAGAGCTGA
- the ribB gene encoding 3,4-dihydroxy-2-butanone-4-phosphate synthase → MTEQTVAIERLMAVEQAIEVFADGGFVIVFGDESRGNHGDLMLAAEYTHEDALKQMLDHTSGVVCVALPDERAAALRLPQMVADNSGLHETAFTVSVDFKASATTGVPARERARTIQALADPATAPEDLGRPGHVFPVRAEPGGVLQRDGHTEAAVDLSRLAGLSGTTAMCEIVTPDWGTARYDDLSRLAASRLLPMISVRDLAAYRLARVQDRVAGW, encoded by the coding sequence GTGACCGAACAGACCGTCGCGATCGAACGACTCATGGCGGTGGAGCAGGCGATCGAGGTGTTCGCCGACGGCGGCTTCGTGATCGTCTTCGGCGACGAGTCCCGGGGGAACCACGGCGATCTGATGCTCGCCGCCGAGTACACCCACGAGGACGCGCTGAAACAGATGCTGGACCACACCTCGGGCGTCGTCTGCGTGGCCCTGCCCGACGAGCGCGCCGCCGCGCTGCGGCTGCCGCAGATGGTCGCGGACAACTCGGGGCTGCACGAGACCGCGTTCACCGTCTCCGTGGATTTCAAGGCGTCCGCCACCACCGGTGTCCCGGCCCGGGAGCGTGCCCGTACCATCCAGGCGCTCGCCGACCCCGCCACCGCGCCGGAGGACCTCGGCCGTCCCGGGCACGTCTTCCCCGTACGCGCCGAGCCCGGCGGTGTGCTCCAGCGCGACGGGCACACCGAGGCGGCCGTCGACCTGTCCCGGCTCGCGGGGCTGTCCGGCACCACCGCCATGTGCGAGATCGTCACGCCGGACTGGGGCACGGCGCGCTACGACGACCTGAGCCGCCTGGCGGCCAGCCGCCTCCTCCCGATGATCTCGGTCCGCGATCTGGCGGCGTACCGGCTGGCGCGCGTGCAAGATCGAGTGGCCGGCTGGTAA
- a CDS encoding PhoX family phosphatase — translation MRKLLPLLSSQHGGRSAMTCRFRCGNACFHEASNTSDNEYVGDVIASALSRRTMLRAGAVVTVGAAAGAAVLGQGPQAEAAVPVALEGETARARRAARGLRFTPVAPNTTDAVVIPEGYGQNVVLRWGEPILRGAPAFDPDNQSAKAQAGQFGYNNDFLSLLPLRREPGRQVLVSNHEYTDEVLMFRAYDPENPTREQVEIAWAAHGLSVVVVQEEDETGKLTAVTRHHLNRRVTATTPFKVTGPAAGSELLRTSADPTGTKVLGTLNNCSGGTTPWGTTLHGEENVDQYFGNAEKVTDPTHAARLKRYDIKGGASERKWERFDKRFDVSQEPHEPHRFGWVVELDPYDPTSAPRKRTHLGRFKHEGAQPRLTEDGRPVVYSGDDSRFEYFYKFVSSKRMMRGTSRAAREHNLTLLDEGTLYVAKLTGDSPATEIDGTGKLPNDGEFDGSGEWIPLASGDKSFVEGMTAEEVYVFTRIAADKVGATKMDRPEDIEPSPRTGRVYLALTNNKDRGAAGKAAADEANPRNANKHGQILELAERWNDPASDRFAWRLFLVAGDPNDPATYFAGFPKEQVSPISCPDNVAFDSHGNLWISTDGNQLGSHDGLFGVATRGERRGEVRQFLTVPTGAETCGPIVQDRRVLVAVQHPGEVDGASVEKPASTWPDGPGKIVRPSVVSVWRRDGGDIGV, via the coding sequence GTGCGCAAGCTCCTGCCGCTGCTCAGCTCGCAACACGGCGGGCGTTCCGCCATGACCTGCCGCTTCCGCTGCGGCAACGCCTGCTTCCACGAGGCGTCCAACACCAGCGACAACGAGTACGTCGGCGACGTCATAGCCAGCGCGCTGTCGCGCCGCACCATGCTGCGCGCCGGTGCCGTCGTGACCGTGGGCGCCGCGGCCGGTGCGGCCGTGCTCGGGCAGGGTCCGCAGGCGGAGGCCGCCGTGCCGGTGGCGCTGGAGGGCGAGACCGCCCGCGCCCGACGGGCGGCGCGCGGCCTGCGGTTCACCCCGGTCGCGCCCAACACCACGGACGCCGTCGTCATCCCCGAGGGCTACGGGCAGAACGTGGTCCTCCGCTGGGGCGAACCGATCCTGCGCGGCGCGCCCGCCTTCGACCCGGACAACCAGTCGGCCAAGGCGCAGGCCGGGCAGTTCGGTTACAACAACGACTTCCTCTCCCTGCTCCCGCTGCGGCGCGAGCCGGGCCGTCAGGTGCTCGTGTCCAACCACGAGTACACCGACGAGGTCCTGATGTTCAGGGCCTACGACCCGGAGAACCCCACCCGCGAGCAGGTCGAGATCGCCTGGGCCGCGCACGGCCTGTCCGTGGTCGTGGTGCAGGAGGAGGACGAGACCGGCAAGCTGACCGCCGTCACCCGCCACCACCTCAACCGCCGGGTCACCGCGACGACGCCGTTCAAGGTCACCGGTCCGGCGGCCGGCAGCGAGCTGCTGCGCACCTCCGCCGACCCGACCGGCACCAAGGTGCTGGGCACGCTCAACAACTGCTCCGGCGGCACGACCCCGTGGGGCACGACGCTGCACGGCGAGGAGAACGTCGACCAGTACTTCGGCAACGCCGAGAAGGTCACCGACCCCACCCACGCCGCGCGCCTGAAGCGCTACGACATCAAGGGCGGCGCCAGCGAGCGCAAGTGGGAGCGTTTCGACAAGCGCTTCGACGTCTCCCAGGAGCCGCACGAGCCGCACCGCTTCGGCTGGGTCGTCGAGCTCGACCCGTACGACCCGACCTCTGCGCCCCGCAAGCGCACCCACCTCGGCCGGTTCAAGCACGAGGGCGCGCAGCCGCGGCTGACCGAGGACGGGCGCCCGGTGGTCTACTCCGGCGACGACTCGCGCTTCGAGTACTTCTACAAGTTCGTCTCCAGCAAGCGCATGATGCGCGGCACCAGCCGGGCCGCCCGCGAGCACAACCTCACCCTGCTGGACGAGGGCACGCTGTACGTCGCCAAGCTCACCGGTGACAGCCCGGCGACCGAGATCGACGGCACCGGCAAGCTTCCGAACGACGGCGAGTTCGACGGCAGCGGCGAGTGGATCCCGCTGGCCAGCGGCGACAAGTCCTTCGTCGAGGGCATGACCGCCGAGGAGGTCTACGTCTTCACGCGGATCGCCGCCGACAAGGTGGGCGCGACGAAGATGGACCGCCCCGAGGACATCGAGCCGAGCCCGCGCACCGGCCGGGTGTACCTGGCGCTGACCAACAACAAGGACCGCGGCGCGGCGGGCAAGGCGGCGGCCGACGAGGCCAACCCGCGCAACGCCAACAAGCACGGCCAGATCCTGGAGCTGGCCGAGCGCTGGAACGACCCGGCCTCGGACCGGTTCGCCTGGCGGCTGTTCCTGGTCGCCGGCGACCCGAACGACCCGGCCACCTACTTCGCGGGTTTCCCGAAGGAGCAGGTCAGCCCCATCTCCTGCCCGGACAATGTCGCCTTCGACTCGCACGGCAACCTGTGGATCTCCACCGACGGCAACCAGCTCGGCAGCCACGACGGCCTGTTCGGGGTGGCGACCCGCGGTGAGCGGCGTGGCGAGGTGCGGCAGTTCCTGACCGTGCCGACGGGTGCCGAGACCTGCGGGCCGATCGTGCAGGACCGGCGCGTGCTGGTCGCGGTGCAGCACCCGGGCGAGGTGGACGGGGCCAGCGTCGAGAAGCCGGCGTCGACCTGGCCGGACGGTCCGGGCAAGATCGTGCGGCCGTCGGTCGTCAGTGTGTGGCGCCGCGACGGGGGCGACATCGGCGTCTGA
- a CDS encoding VOC family protein, which yields MSTKIFVNLPVKDLDKSIGFFEQLGYSFNPQFTDEKGACMVISDDIYAMLLVEPFFKSFTDKEIVDTSKGAEAIVALGVESRERVDELADKALAAGGKPSKEPMDEGFMYGRSFQDLDGHLWEVFWMDPSAVEGEGKE from the coding sequence ATGAGCACCAAGATCTTCGTCAACCTGCCGGTGAAGGACCTCGACAAGTCCATCGGCTTCTTCGAGCAGCTCGGCTACTCGTTCAACCCCCAGTTCACCGACGAGAAGGGCGCCTGCATGGTGATCAGCGACGACATCTACGCGATGCTGCTGGTCGAGCCGTTCTTCAAGTCGTTCACGGACAAGGAGATCGTCGACACCTCGAAGGGCGCGGAGGCCATCGTGGCGCTCGGCGTCGAGAGCCGGGAGCGGGTGGACGAGCTGGCCGACAAGGCGCTCGCCGCCGGTGGGAAGCCGTCGAAGGAGCCCATGGACGAGGGCTTCATGTACGGCCGGAGCTTCCAGGACCTGGACGGCCACCTCTGGGAGGTCTTCTGGATGGACCCCTCGGCCGTCGAGGGCGAGGGCAAGGAGTAG
- a CDS encoding ATP-dependent DNA ligase — MLLADVARTSEEVAATSARTEKVAALARLFSRTPPDEAPVVITYLAGRLPQRRTGVGWSALRDRPPPAPEPRLEVREVDAALEGIAAVAGKGAAARRKEQLGALMSAATEAEQSFLLRLIGGELRQGALDALAAEGLAAAVGADPGDVRRAVMLGGSLGAVARALLAEGTAALDRFRLEVGRPVLPMLAQSAKDLDEALDRLGPCAVEEKLDGIRVQVHRDGADVRIYTRALDEITARLPEVVAAARELAVDRAVLDGEVIALDAAGRPRPFQEVAGRVGSRLDVAGARETLPLSPVFFDLLSVDGRDLLALPTRERHAELARVAPEHRRVRRLVVADPADEATRRAAREFQRAVLERGHEGVMAKALDAPYSAGRRGASWLKVKPVLTLDLVVLAAEWGHGRRTGKLSNLHLGARRADGTYLMLGKTFKGLTDAMLEWQTAALRRIAVSDDGWVVRVRPELVVEVAFDGLQRSTRYPAGVTLRFARVVRYREDKAAAEADTVETVLALRGAGL; from the coding sequence ATGCTGCTGGCCGACGTCGCCCGGACCTCCGAGGAGGTCGCGGCCACGTCCGCCCGTACGGAGAAGGTGGCCGCGCTCGCCCGGCTGTTCTCCCGGACGCCGCCCGACGAGGCCCCGGTGGTGATCACATATCTGGCGGGCAGGCTGCCGCAGCGCCGTACCGGCGTGGGCTGGAGCGCACTGCGCGACCGACCGCCACCCGCCCCGGAGCCCCGCCTGGAGGTACGGGAGGTCGACGCGGCGCTGGAGGGGATCGCGGCCGTCGCGGGCAAGGGGGCGGCGGCGCGGCGCAAGGAGCAGCTCGGCGCGCTGATGTCCGCCGCCACCGAGGCGGAGCAGTCCTTCCTGCTGCGGCTGATCGGCGGGGAGCTGCGGCAAGGCGCGCTGGACGCGCTCGCCGCCGAGGGGCTGGCCGCCGCGGTGGGCGCGGACCCCGGCGACGTACGCCGCGCCGTGATGCTGGGAGGGTCGCTCGGCGCGGTCGCGCGGGCGCTGCTCGCGGAGGGTACGGCGGCGCTGGACCGGTTCCGGCTGGAGGTGGGGCGGCCGGTGCTGCCGATGCTCGCCCAGAGCGCGAAGGACCTGGACGAGGCGCTGGACCGGCTCGGCCCGTGCGCGGTCGAGGAGAAGCTGGACGGCATCCGCGTGCAGGTGCACCGCGACGGCGCGGACGTGCGGATCTACACCCGCGCCCTCGACGAGATCACCGCGCGGCTGCCGGAGGTGGTCGCGGCGGCGCGGGAGCTGGCGGTGGACCGGGCCGTGCTGGACGGCGAGGTGATCGCCCTGGACGCGGCGGGGCGGCCCCGGCCGTTCCAGGAGGTCGCCGGGCGGGTCGGCTCCCGGCTCGATGTAGCGGGCGCGCGGGAGACGCTGCCGCTGTCCCCGGTCTTCTTCGACCTGCTCTCCGTGGACGGCCGGGACCTGCTGGCGCTGCCGACCCGGGAGCGGCACGCCGAGCTGGCACGGGTGGCCCCCGAGCACCGGCGGGTACGGCGGCTGGTGGTGGCGGACCCGGCCGACGAGGCGACCCGGCGCGCGGCACGGGAGTTCCAGCGGGCGGTGCTGGAGCGCGGCCACGAGGGGGTCATGGCCAAGGCCCTGGACGCCCCGTACAGCGCGGGGCGGCGCGGGGCGTCCTGGCTCAAGGTGAAGCCGGTGCTCACGCTCGACCTGGTGGTGCTGGCCGCCGAGTGGGGGCACGGGCGCCGCACCGGGAAGCTGTCCAACCTGCACCTGGGCGCACGGCGGGCGGACGGCACGTATCTCATGCTCGGCAAGACGTTCAAGGGGCTGACGGACGCCATGCTGGAGTGGCAGACCGCGGCGCTGCGCCGGATCGCGGTCAGCGACGACGGGTGGGTGGTGCGGGTGCGGCCCGAGCTGGTGGTGGAGGTGGCGTTCGACGGGTTGCAGCGGTCGACGCGGTACCCGGCGGGGGTGACGCTGCGGTTCGCGCGGGTGGTGCGGTACCGGGAGGACAAGGCGGCGGCGGAGGCGGACACGGTGGAGACGGTGCTGGCGCTGCGCGGCGCGGGGCTGTGA
- a CDS encoding DUF2277 domain-containing protein, whose product MCRSIKTLRPPAMPEVSDADIRAAALQYVRKVSGFHAPAAHNRAVFEEAVDAVAAATRELLGGLEVRGAKGRPRQAAVGPGQDAGAGSGVQ is encoded by the coding sequence ATGTGCCGAAGTATCAAGACGCTCCGGCCGCCCGCGATGCCCGAGGTCTCCGACGCGGACATCAGGGCGGCCGCGTTGCAGTACGTACGCAAGGTGTCCGGCTTCCACGCGCCCGCCGCCCACAACAGGGCCGTTTTCGAGGAGGCCGTGGACGCCGTCGCCGCCGCGACCCGCGAGCTCCTCGGCGGTCTGGAGGTACGCGGCGCGAAGGGCCGACCGCGGCAGGCGGCGGTCGGCCCCGGGCAGGATGCGGGCGCGGGCTCAGGTGTGCAGTGA